In Campylobacter anatolicus, one DNA window encodes the following:
- a CDS encoding DedA family protein, which translates to MQDTLNSLSTYGYIILFLYTLGGGMVALIAAGVLSYAGKMDIGASIAIATVSNALGDTLLFYLSRYNKSAFLSYIRPHRRKLAYSHILMKRYGDKIIFFKKFIYGLKTIVPVAIGLTSYSFYKFIVINVVASIGWAVIIGMLSYYAGEFFIKVSDYMDSHGYIMPIIMLSILGGIWYFLKNITKKRR; encoded by the coding sequence ATGCAAGATACGCTTAATTCACTCTCAACGTATGGTTATATCATTTTGTTTTTATACACTTTGGGTGGTGGTATGGTTGCACTCATTGCAGCTGGAGTACTAAGCTATGCTGGTAAAATGGATATAGGTGCAAGTATAGCCATAGCAACAGTTTCAAACGCACTTGGTGATACATTACTTTTTTACCTAAGTAGATACAACAAAAGTGCTTTTTTGTCATACATTAGACCGCATCGTAGAAAACTCGCATATTCGCATATTTTAATGAAGCGATATGGCGATAAGATAATATTTTTTAAAAAATTTATATATGGGCTAAAGACTATTGTGCCAGTGGCAATAGGACTTACTAGTTACTCATTTTATAAATTTATCGTGATAAATGTGGTGGCATCTATTGGGTGGGCTGTTATTATTGGTATGCTTAGCTATTATGCTGGTGAGTTTTTTATCAAAGTGAGTGATTATATGGACTCACATGGATACATTATGCCTATCATAATGCTTAGTATTTTAGGTGGAATTTGGTATTTTTTAA